The proteins below come from a single bacterium genomic window:
- a CDS encoding DUF4159 domain-containing protein, whose protein sequence is MKKTFLFFIFLLFIIFISPTFCYECGKAPPTRDVQRRKAAESFPPLPLPATPVRRTEKKNPPAPPVLVGKVLVAPNAKWTRAEMDVENLLKLASSQLGIPHRSVKITLSEFSFDPDEVPVLYITSVEPFVVDASILPKLKSYLERGGFIWANASSGSNDFTKGFLELMSQIYPEKNLYPIYSNHPLNGCFHNLTNVKIMKDGVEFSGKTELMVLNLGCRAAVILSPFDLGCGWAMHTHPWGSRYVPEDAIKIGVNMFSYTLGWIETGRLYGQIPVFAEKTEKKGGRIYIGQIIHSGDWDPHPSSLGKLLVRVARDTESSVYIEKLNIDLKKETLENIPLLYITGHFDPKLSKVEKQKLRKFLLSGGALISDSCCGSKEFSDSFKLLISEILPEAKNSKWDINHSLYNVPFKTEKFIYTFNTDEAPFEIYHLKGLPSIIFSPYSFGSGWEGIPRPYVKALSDTQSIKLGVNVITYLITH, encoded by the coding sequence ATGAAAAAAACGTTTCTCTTCTTTATTTTTCTTCTTTTTATCATATTCATATCTCCGACATTCTGTTATGAGTGCGGGAAAGCGCCGCCTACTCGTGATGTGCAGAGACGTAAAGCAGCCGAAAGTTTCCCTCCGTTACCTCTACCAGCTACGCCTGTTAGGAGGACTGAAAAGAAGAACCCACCGGCTCCACCTGTGCTTGTTGGTAAGGTATTGGTAGCACCAAATGCTAAATGGACAAGGGCAGAAATGGATGTTGAAAACTTGTTAAAACTTGCTTCAAGCCAACTGGGCATACCTCACAGAAGCGTAAAAATTACACTCTCTGAATTTTCTTTCGACCCCGATGAAGTACCTGTCCTTTACATAACCTCAGTTGAACCTTTTGTTGTTGATGCGTCTATCCTACCTAAACTAAAGAGTTATCTTGAACGAGGGGGGTTTATCTGGGCGAACGCTTCATCTGGTAGCAATGATTTCACTAAAGGGTTTCTTGAATTAATGTCACAAATCTATCCAGAAAAAAATTTATACCCTATTTATAGTAATCACCCTTTAAACGGGTGTTTTCACAACCTTACTAATGTAAAGATTATGAAAGACGGGGTGGAGTTTAGTGGAAAAACAGAACTTATGGTCTTAAACCTTGGCTGTAGAGCTGCAGTTATTCTCTCTCCTTTTGATCTTGGTTGTGGCTGGGCTATGCATACGCATCCGTGGGGTAGCCGATATGTACCCGAAGACGCTATAAAGATAGGAGTAAATATGTTTTCTTATACTCTGGGTTGGATTGAAACAGGAAGGCTGTATGGGCAAATACCGGTATTTGCAGAAAAGACAGAAAAAAAAGGTGGTAGAATTTATATAGGTCAGATTATACATTCAGGAGACTGGGACCCTCACCCGTCTTCTTTAGGGAAACTACTTGTAAGGGTTGCCAGAGATACTGAATCTTCTGTTTATATTGAGAAACTAAATATTGACCTAAAAAAAGAGACCCTCGAAAATATACCATTACTTTATATCACAGGACATTTTGACCCTAAATTAAGTAAGGTTGAAAAGCAGAAATTGAGAAAATTTCTGCTTTCAGGTGGTGCTCTTATATCTGATAGTTGCTGTGGAAGTAAAGAGTTTTCTGATAGTTTCAAGTTGCTTATCTCTGAAATTCTACCGGAAGCAAAAAATAGTAAATGGGATATCAACCATTCGTTATACAATGTTCCTTTCAAGACAGAAAAGTTTATATATACTTTTAATACAGATGAAGCGCCTTTTGAGATATACCATCTTAAAGGACTTCCGTCTATTATCTTTTCACCGTATAGTTTTGGTAGCGGTTGGGAAGGTATACCACGTCCTTATGTGAAGGCGCTCTCTGATACTCAATCTATAAAACTGGGGGTAAATGTTATAACATACCTTATAACACATTAA
- a CDS encoding L-rhamnose isomerase, whose amino-acid sequence MNKKCIERGLENLSAEFGAERVKKAVDAVKKFQVDVPSWTLGSFGGGRFGNYVSPGYARNIEEKLDDAAFINKLTGAASMVATHILWDFSKDGMEGDFEIAKKVQNECKDRGLSLGGVSPTYFIQGSEDGSFTSPNAKTRKRYVEQTILGGKIAKELGNKVLGLWFPDGSLYPGQIELKDSYELMKKTLKESYTKIPKDVQILIEYKVFEPNTYSTVIPDWGAAFVIAKSLGNNVGVLIDMGHHHPIVNVEQIVTMLISEKMKSGFHFNINYALDDDQAVEPNQHIARIFYELYKGGVVVSSTKNWAYMLDQASGKENRIHAIIHSIDSLHISLARAAIVDTNKIKEARKSKEIMLANRYFNDAIINADVRPIVAQARLEKNLPADPMEAYVKSGYQQKIEKARA is encoded by the coding sequence ATGAATAAAAAATGTATAGAGAGAGGATTGGAAAACCTTTCTGCAGAATTTGGGGCAGAAAGAGTCAAAAAAGCTGTTGATGCTGTAAAAAAGTTTCAGGTAGATGTCCCTTCTTGGACATTGGGCTCTTTTGGTGGGGGAAGGTTTGGGAATTATGTTTCTCCTGGATATGCTCGTAATATAGAAGAGAAACTTGATGATGCCGCTTTTATAAATAAACTTACTGGAGCTGCCTCTATGGTTGCAACCCATATCTTATGGGATTTTTCTAAAGATGGTATGGAAGGAGATTTTGAGATAGCAAAAAAAGTACAGAACGAATGTAAAGATAGGGGATTATCTCTCGGTGGAGTTAGCCCTACCTACTTTATACAAGGTTCAGAAGATGGAAGTTTTACCTCTCCTAACGCTAAAACACGCAAAAGGTATGTTGAACAGACCATTTTAGGAGGTAAAATTGCAAAAGAGTTAGGTAACAAAGTTCTTGGGCTCTGGTTTCCTGACGGTTCTCTTTATCCTGGGCAGATAGAACTTAAAGATTCTTATGAACTTATGAAAAAAACCTTAAAGGAGAGTTATACGAAAATACCTAAAGATGTTCAAATTTTAATTGAATACAAGGTTTTTGAACCAAACACTTATAGCACTGTAATACCTGACTGGGGAGCGGCTTTTGTGATTGCAAAATCTCTTGGGAACAACGTAGGTGTTTTGATAGATATGGGTCACCACCACCCTATAGTAAATGTGGAACAGATTGTAACGATGCTTATTTCTGAGAAAATGAAAAGCGGTTTTCACTTCAATATAAATTATGCTCTCGACGATGACCAAGCAGTAGAGCCAAACCAGCATATAGCAAGAATATTTTATGAACTATATAAAGGTGGGGTTGTAGTTTCCTCTACAAAAAATTGGGCTTATATGCTTGACCAGGCAAGCGGTAAAGAAAACAGGATACACGCTATCATTCATTCTATAGACTCGCTACATATCTCTCTTGCAAGGGCTGCAATAGTGGATACAAACAAAATCAAAGAAGCACGTAAATCTAAAGAAATTATGCTTGCAAACAGATATTTTAACGATGCCATAATAAACGCTGATGTAAGACCAATAGTGGCACAGGCAAGGTTAGAAAAGAATTTACCTGCCGACCCTATGGAAGCTTATGTAAAGAGTGGGTATCAACAAAAAATAGAAAAAGCAAGAGCGTAA
- a CDS encoding phospholipase D-like domain-containing protein → MKKIIPIIFLIFLFLSKNIYPITASLYFTPDKRSEQIIKDLIMCAEESIYIAGYSFTWTLLSNELDKKKGLDIKVMLDTFPPFDLKNIEIKVDKRSALFHPKFIIVDGKRILFGSGNFTESSFRMHHNNFLLFTDEKIGIFLTKKFLSWWNEERIDDEYKDKTVRILFSPENNCEKIISEEIKLAKESICFALYHFTSKELAKSMIRRNLAGVKVNGMIENVSVEPHSVFNGLKGFGCNVRRSNRAGFLHDKFIIIDREVVITGSYNLTASARRNNESVMIIRDKNLASKFMKEWLKMWRFYSLP, encoded by the coding sequence ATGAAAAAAATAATACCTATTATTTTTCTTATATTTTTGTTTTTATCTAAAAATATTTATCCTATTACCGCCTCTCTCTATTTTACACCAGATAAAAGAAGTGAGCAAATAATCAAAGACCTTATAATGTGTGCAGAAGAATCTATTTATATTGCAGGATACTCTTTTACATGGACTCTCCTTTCAAACGAACTCGACAAAAAGAAAGGGCTTGATATAAAAGTAATGCTTGATACTTTTCCTCCTTTTGATTTAAAAAACATTGAAATCAAAGTTGATAAAAGAAGCGCTCTTTTTCATCCAAAATTTATTATTGTTGATGGTAAGCGTATATTGTTTGGTTCGGGTAACTTTACAGAAAGTAGTTTTAGGATGCACCACAACAACTTTCTTCTTTTTACAGATGAAAAGATTGGAATCTTTTTAACAAAAAAATTTCTTTCGTGGTGGAATGAAGAAAGAATTGATGATGAATATAAAGATAAAACAGTTCGAATACTTTTTTCTCCTGAAAACAATTGTGAAAAAATTATATCAGAAGAGATTAAGTTAGCAAAGGAGAGCATCTGTTTTGCTCTATACCATTTTACTTCCAAAGAGCTTGCTAAATCTATGATAAGAAGAAATCTTGCAGGGGTGAAAGTGAACGGTATGATAGAAAATGTAAGTGTTGAACCCCACTCTGTTTTTAACGGGCTTAAAGGTTTTGGTTGTAATGTGAGAAGAAGCAATAGGGCTGGGTTTCTTCACGACAAGTTTATTATTATTGATAGAGAAGTTGTTATTACTGGTTCATACAATTTAACAGCATCGGCTCGGAGGAACAATGAATCTGTAATGATAATTAGAGATAAAAATCTTGCTTCAAAATTTATGAAAGAATGGTTAAAAATGTGGCGTTTTTATAGTTTACCTTGA